One Vibrio penaeicida DNA segment encodes these proteins:
- a CDS encoding YjaG family protein yields MLQNPLQIRLEKFEPWQQITFMASLCERMYPNYAAFCQNTEFAESRVYKDILDSVWEMLTVKSAKVNFERQLEKLEELIPSTDEFDFYGVYPAVDACIALSTLLHGLLDRDTLFESMLKVSEQSVNTVAQLEEAQTGEEITNENQKENEAVCAEWDVQWAIFRPLKETEERDIELIKDLRQELRDDPISNIGIELTHD; encoded by the coding sequence ATGTTACAGAACCCACTCCAGATTCGCCTAGAAAAGTTTGAACCTTGGCAGCAAATTACGTTTATGGCGTCTCTTTGCGAGCGTATGTACCCCAATTATGCGGCTTTTTGCCAGAATACAGAGTTTGCAGAATCTCGTGTCTACAAAGATATTTTAGACAGTGTTTGGGAGATGCTCACGGTTAAAAGCGCAAAAGTAAATTTTGAGCGTCAACTCGAAAAGCTAGAAGAACTTATCCCGTCTACTGATGAGTTTGATTTTTATGGTGTTTACCCTGCGGTTGATGCCTGTATCGCTTTATCAACACTTTTGCATGGCTTGCTGGACAGAGATACGTTGTTTGAATCCATGCTTAAAGTCAGTGAGCAGTCGGTTAATACCGTAGCGCAATTGGAAGAAGCTCAGACTGGTGAAGAAATAACGAATGAAAACCAGAAAGAAAATGAAGCCGTGTGCGCAGAGTGGGATGTGCAGTGGGCAATCTTCCGCCCTCTAAAAGAGACGGAAGAAAGAGATATCGAACTGATAAAGGATTTACGCCAGGAGCTGCGTGATGACCCTATCAGTAATATCGGGATAGAGCTCACTCACGACTAA
- a CDS encoding CNNM domain-containing protein, whose translation MLLLALYVSIAIGVSFICSVLEAVLLSITPSYIAQLRQQGHPSAQKLYELKEDIDRPLASILTLNTIAHTIGAATAGAQAAVVFGSQWLGVFSAVLTFGILVFSEIVPKTIGATYWRQLAPSAATTLRWMVWALTPFVWFSEQITKRLAHGHQAPKMRDELSAMAILAKESGEFAEGESRILHNLLNIQDVPVTQVMTPRPVVFRVNAEMTINEFLEDHKDTPFSRPLVYSQQTDNILGFVHRLELFRMRQSGEGEKQLGAVMRPIHVILNNKGLPKAFDQMMAQRVQLSLIVDEYGTIQGIVTLEDIFEYLLGEEIVDEADKTSDMQFLANQRWEKWKETHGVIESRDDDDEAEPPVVENTDKNQ comes from the coding sequence ATGTTACTGCTCGCTCTATATGTCTCCATTGCGATTGGAGTGTCATTTATCTGCTCAGTTTTAGAAGCGGTATTATTGAGTATTACCCCCAGCTATATTGCCCAGCTTCGACAACAAGGCCATCCGTCAGCTCAAAAATTGTATGAATTGAAGGAGGACATAGACAGACCACTCGCCTCCATCTTGACGCTCAATACGATAGCTCACACGATTGGCGCCGCCACAGCAGGTGCACAAGCTGCTGTTGTATTTGGTAGTCAGTGGCTCGGTGTATTTTCCGCGGTACTTACGTTCGGTATTCTTGTCTTCTCTGAAATCGTTCCTAAGACTATAGGCGCAACATACTGGCGACAGCTTGCTCCATCGGCGGCAACGACACTTCGCTGGATGGTATGGGCACTTACCCCCTTTGTTTGGTTTTCAGAACAGATCACCAAACGTCTAGCCCATGGGCATCAAGCACCTAAAATGCGTGACGAATTGTCAGCTATGGCAATATTGGCGAAAGAATCAGGTGAATTTGCAGAAGGCGAATCTCGTATTTTGCATAACTTACTGAACATTCAAGATGTACCTGTAACTCAGGTAATGACGCCACGCCCAGTTGTTTTCCGCGTCAATGCTGAGATGACGATCAATGAGTTCCTAGAAGATCATAAAGATACGCCTTTTTCTCGCCCATTGGTTTACAGCCAACAAACCGACAATATCCTTGGCTTTGTCCATCGGTTGGAGCTATTTAGAATGCGCCAATCTGGCGAAGGTGAGAAACAGTTGGGGGCAGTGATGCGCCCTATTCACGTAATCTTAAACAATAAAGGGTTACCGAAAGCGTTTGACCAAATGATGGCGCAGCGCGTACAGCTCTCACTAATTGTGGATGAATACGGCACAATTCAAGGTATTGTTACCCTTGAAGACATCTTCGAGTACTTACTCGGTGAAGAAATTGTCGATGAAGCAGACAAAACAAGCGACATGCAGTTCCTAGCCAACCAGCGCTGGGAAAAGTGGAAAGAAACACATGGCGTAATTGAAAGTCGGGATGACGACGATGAGGCTGAACCACCTGTTGTCGAAAACACCGATAAAAATCAATAA
- the hupA gene encoding nucleoid-associated protein HU-alpha encodes MNKTQLIDFIAEKADLSKAQAKAALEATLGGVTEALKEGDQVQLIGFGTFKVNHRAARTGRNPKTGDEIQIAAANVPAFVAGKALKESVN; translated from the coding sequence ATGAACAAGACCCAACTCATCGACTTCATCGCAGAAAAAGCTGATCTATCTAAAGCACAAGCAAAAGCAGCTCTTGAAGCGACTCTTGGTGGAGTGACTGAAGCTCTTAAAGAGGGTGACCAGGTTCAACTTATCGGTTTTGGTACATTCAAAGTAAACCATCGTGCAGCTCGTACTGGTCGCAATCCTAAGACTGGCGACGAGATTCAAATTGCAGCAGCAAATGTTCCGGCATTTGTCGCTGGTAAAGCGCTGAAAGAATCAGTGAACTAA
- a CDS encoding DUF1481 domain-containing protein, producing MKRYFYAPLLLATLVGCSSSSNTPQANQYAYYSGGQSIGDSTSFYWFTKRLGSAYSAADYVTSGDYGYYRTDYAWQGDVLRELIREGYRTNDEQELVPYRVHLRFSASGEAVYQQLRLDGKVLPIPEKQIKRYQQEANFVVETTEAQDKENLELVQGYWDGETFETCDDREYEKLAFNQTLPSFVVNRLSTVDSYVAFIGQKELKTLSVSDLLMLSEDNQDCIKRPSFIEQN from the coding sequence ATGAAGCGATACTTTTACGCACCTCTGTTACTCGCCACGTTAGTTGGCTGTTCTTCAAGTTCAAATACACCACAAGCTAACCAGTATGCTTATTATTCTGGTGGTCAGTCTATTGGTGATTCCACAAGCTTTTATTGGTTTACCAAAAGGCTAGGCAGTGCCTATTCGGCTGCTGACTATGTGACGTCTGGAGATTACGGTTATTACCGTACTGATTATGCTTGGCAAGGGGATGTACTGCGTGAGTTGATTCGAGAAGGTTATCGAACCAATGATGAGCAAGAGCTCGTACCTTATCGTGTCCATTTACGATTTAGTGCTTCTGGTGAGGCTGTTTATCAACAGCTAAGGTTGGATGGTAAAGTCCTGCCTATTCCTGAAAAACAAATCAAACGCTATCAACAAGAAGCCAATTTTGTTGTAGAAACAACAGAAGCCCAAGACAAGGAAAATCTAGAACTTGTTCAAGGGTATTGGGATGGCGAAACGTTCGAAACCTGCGATGACAGGGAATACGAAAAGTTAGCCTTCAACCAGACGCTCCCCAGTTTCGTAGTTAATCGTTTATCTACAGTAGATAGCTACGTAGCCTTTATTGGTCAAAAAGAGCTTAAAACGCTTTCTGTGAGTGATTTGCTGATGTTGTCAGAGGATAACCAGGATTGTATTAAGCGCCCGTCGTTTATCGAGCAGAACTAA
- the purD gene encoding phosphoribosylamine--glycine ligase → MNVLIIGAGGREHALGWKAAQNPNVETVFVAPGNAGTALEPKLENVAIGVEDIEALVAFAKENAIELTIVGPEAPLVIGVVDAFRAAGLPIFGPTEAAAQLEGSKAFTKDFLARHAIPTGAYANFTEIEPALAYVREQGAPIVVKADGLAAGKGVIVAMTLQEAEDAIKDMLAGNAFGEAGSRVVIEEFLDGEEASFIVMVDGKNVLPMATSQDHKRVGDKDTGPNTGGMGAYSPAPVVTQEIHNRIMEEVIYPTVNGMASEGHPYTGFLYAGLMIDKDGTPKVIEYNCRFGDPETQPIMMRMESDLVELCLAAIDEKLDQVESKWDSRASIGIVLAAGGYPAAYNKGDVISGLPQQETAGEKVFHAGTDNKDGDIVTNGGRVLCATALGNSVSEAQQRAYELAKQIHWEGVFHRSDIGYRAIAREQEK, encoded by the coding sequence ATGAATGTACTAATTATCGGTGCCGGTGGTAGAGAGCATGCTTTGGGCTGGAAAGCAGCACAGAACCCAAATGTTGAAACTGTTTTCGTTGCACCTGGCAACGCAGGGACAGCGCTTGAGCCTAAACTCGAAAATGTCGCTATCGGTGTAGAAGACATTGAAGCACTTGTCGCATTTGCCAAAGAAAACGCTATTGAGCTGACCATTGTCGGCCCTGAAGCGCCGTTAGTTATCGGTGTCGTCGATGCCTTCCGTGCAGCTGGCTTACCTATCTTTGGTCCAACAGAAGCTGCAGCTCAGCTCGAAGGCTCTAAAGCGTTCACAAAAGATTTCTTAGCACGTCACGCCATCCCTACAGGGGCTTACGCTAACTTTACAGAAATTGAGCCTGCGTTAGCTTACGTTCGTGAACAAGGCGCACCAATTGTTGTTAAAGCGGATGGTCTTGCGGCTGGTAAAGGCGTAATCGTTGCAATGACATTGCAAGAAGCGGAAGACGCTATTAAAGATATGTTGGCTGGCAATGCATTTGGTGAAGCAGGTAGCCGAGTGGTTATCGAAGAATTCCTAGACGGCGAAGAAGCGAGCTTCATCGTGATGGTCGACGGTAAAAACGTGCTTCCGATGGCCACCAGCCAAGACCATAAGCGTGTAGGTGATAAAGATACAGGTCCTAACACTGGCGGCATGGGGGCATACTCTCCAGCTCCTGTCGTCACTCAAGAAATCCACAACCGTATCATGGAAGAAGTTATTTACCCTACCGTGAATGGCATGGCTTCTGAAGGTCACCCGTACACAGGCTTCCTTTACGCTGGTCTGATGATCGACAAAGACGGTACGCCAAAAGTGATCGAGTACAACTGCCGCTTTGGCGACCCTGAAACTCAGCCTATCATGATGCGTATGGAATCCGATCTTGTAGAACTGTGTTTAGCTGCAATTGATGAAAAGCTGGATCAAGTAGAATCTAAGTGGGATTCACGTGCGTCAATCGGTATTGTATTGGCTGCCGGTGGCTACCCAGCGGCATACAACAAAGGCGATGTGATCTCTGGCCTCCCTCAACAGGAAACGGCAGGCGAGAAAGTATTCCACGCAGGAACAGACAACAAAGACGGCGACATTGTGACTAATGGTGGTCGTGTACTTTGTGCAACCGCTCTGGGCAACAGCGTATCGGAAGCACAACAACGTGCTTACGAGCTTGCAAAACAGATTCACTGGGAAGGTGTATTCCATCGCAGCGACATTGGTTATCGAGCGATTGCTCGTGAGCAAGAAAAGTAA
- the purH gene encoding bifunctional phosphoribosylaminoimidazolecarboxamide formyltransferase/IMP cyclohydrolase: protein MNNARPIRRALISVSDKTGIVEFAKSLADRGIDILSTGGTARLLAEQGISVTEVSDYTGFPEMMDGRVKTLHPKVHGGVLGRRGQDDAIMETHGINPIDMVVVNLYPFAETVAKEGCTLADAVENIDIGGPTMVRSAAKNHKDVTIVVNAHDYDRVIAEMDANEKSLTLETRFDLAIAAFEHTASYDGMIANYFGTMVPSYGENKEGDEESKFPRTFNQQFEKKQDMRYGENSHQAAAFYVEANPEEASVSTARQIQGKALSYNNIADTDAALECVKEFDEPACVIVKHANPCGVALGENILEAYDRAFKTDPTSAFGGIIAFNRELDAATATAITERQFVEVIIAPSVSAEAVEIVAAKKNLRLLECGEWTTKTTGFDVKRVNGGLLVQDRDQGMVEASDLKVVSKRQPTEEELKDALFCWKVAKYVKSNAIVYSKGDMTIGVGAGQMSRVYSAKIAGIKAADEGLQVEGCVMASDAFFPFRDGIDAAAEAGIKCVIQPGGSMRDDEVIAAADEHGMAMIFTGMRHFRH from the coding sequence ATGAATAACGCTCGTCCTATTCGCCGCGCTCTTATCAGCGTATCAGACAAAACTGGTATCGTTGAGTTTGCAAAATCTCTTGCCGACCGCGGTATTGATATCCTGTCTACTGGTGGCACAGCCCGCCTTCTTGCCGAACAAGGCATCTCTGTAACTGAAGTATCCGATTACACTGGATTCCCTGAGATGATGGACGGTCGCGTTAAAACGCTTCATCCTAAAGTTCACGGTGGTGTTCTTGGTCGTCGCGGTCAAGACGATGCCATCATGGAAACACACGGCATTAACCCTATCGATATGGTTGTAGTTAACCTATACCCATTTGCAGAAACTGTTGCTAAAGAAGGTTGTACGCTGGCTGATGCTGTTGAGAACATTGATATCGGTGGTCCAACAATGGTTCGCTCTGCAGCGAAAAACCACAAAGACGTCACTATCGTTGTGAACGCACACGACTACGATCGCGTTATCGCCGAAATGGACGCTAACGAGAAATCTCTAACACTAGAGACTCGCTTCGACCTAGCTATCGCTGCGTTCGAACACACAGCTTCTTACGACGGCATGATCGCCAACTACTTCGGCACTATGGTTCCATCATATGGTGAGAACAAAGAAGGTGATGAAGAGAGCAAATTCCCTCGCACGTTCAACCAACAGTTCGAGAAAAAGCAAGACATGCGCTACGGTGAGAACAGCCACCAAGCTGCAGCATTCTACGTTGAAGCAAACCCTGAAGAAGCATCAGTGTCTACTGCTCGCCAAATTCAAGGTAAAGCACTGTCCTACAACAACATCGCTGACACTGACGCAGCTCTTGAGTGTGTGAAAGAGTTCGACGAGCCAGCATGTGTGATCGTTAAGCACGCTAACCCATGTGGTGTAGCACTAGGTGAAAACATCCTAGAAGCTTACGACCGTGCGTTCAAAACAGACCCAACGTCTGCATTTGGCGGCATCATCGCATTCAACCGTGAACTAGACGCTGCAACTGCAACCGCTATCACTGAGCGCCAATTCGTTGAAGTTATCATTGCCCCTTCTGTTTCAGCTGAAGCAGTAGAAATCGTAGCGGCTAAGAAAAACCTTCGCCTACTTGAGTGTGGCGAGTGGACAACTAAGACGACTGGCTTTGACGTGAAACGCGTTAACGGTGGCCTACTAGTTCAAGACCGTGACCAAGGCATGGTTGAAGCGTCTGACCTTAAAGTGGTTTCTAAACGCCAACCGACAGAAGAAGAGCTAAAAGACGCGCTATTCTGCTGGAAAGTTGCGAAATACGTAAAATCCAACGCGATCGTTTACTCGAAAGGCGACATGACTATTGGTGTGGGCGCTGGTCAAATGAGCCGTGTTTACTCTGCTAAAATCGCAGGCATCAAAGCCGCAGACGAAGGTCTTCAAGTTGAAGGCTGCGTTATGGCATCTGACGCATTCTTCCCATTCCGTGATGGCATCGATGCTGCTGCAGAAGCGGGCATCAAATGCGTGATTCAGCCAGGTGGCTCTATGCGTGATGACGAAGTTATTGCAGCTGCTGACGAACACGGAATGGCGATGATCTTTACTGGCATGCGTCACTTCCGCCACTAA
- the zntR gene encoding Zn(2+)-responsive transcriptional regulator gives MFQIGELAKRCEVSTDTLRFYEKNKLISPAGRSESGYRLYDEENQKQVQFILKSKSLGLSLDEIRELLDIKLEATEHSCAEVKSITSAKLTLIDEKIHDLTRIRRALKKINDACCGHVDDDASHCSILEALAGEKVHGRGVCCDERQ, from the coding sequence ATGTTTCAGATTGGTGAGTTAGCGAAAAGGTGCGAAGTCAGCACTGACACGTTACGCTTCTACGAAAAGAATAAATTGATATCGCCAGCTGGGCGAAGCGAGTCCGGCTATCGGCTTTATGATGAAGAAAATCAAAAACAGGTTCAGTTTATCCTCAAATCTAAGTCTCTTGGGTTGAGTTTGGATGAAATTCGTGAACTTTTAGATATTAAGTTAGAAGCGACAGAACACAGTTGTGCTGAAGTAAAGTCGATCACGTCGGCGAAACTGACCCTTATCGATGAAAAAATTCATGACTTAACACGAATTCGTCGAGCATTGAAGAAAATCAATGATGCGTGCTGTGGGCACGTCGATGACGATGCTAGCCATTGTTCAATTCTCGAGGCATTGGCAGGAGAAAAAGTGCATGGTCGTGGAGTTTGCTGTGATGAGCGACAATAA
- the adhP gene encoding alcohol dehydrogenase AdhP: MKAAVVNEFKGPLVIKDIPLPNVKARDVLVKIHACGVCHTDLHACHGDWPVKPKMPLVPGHEGVGEVVEVGSEIHHLKVGDRVGIPWLYSACGHCDYCLEGQETLCLDQHNAGYSVDGGYAEYCLANGEYAIKIPEGLNYVDAAPLFCAGVTTYKALKVTSVKPGQWVAIIGAGGLGHLAIQYAVAMGMNVIAVDTGDEKLALAKELGATHCIDFMKQKPSEVIQELVGGVHGVVCTAVSKPAFQEAYRAIRRGGSCVLVGLPPEDMPIPIFDTVLNGVKVIGSIVGTRKDLQECLQFAADGKVKAITEVKQLEDINDIFADMEKGEITGRIVMEFA, translated from the coding sequence ATGAAAGCCGCTGTGGTGAATGAGTTTAAAGGACCGCTGGTCATTAAAGATATTCCGCTGCCAAACGTAAAGGCACGCGATGTGTTAGTTAAGATCCACGCTTGTGGCGTATGCCACACCGATTTACACGCCTGTCATGGTGATTGGCCTGTGAAGCCTAAAATGCCATTGGTCCCCGGACATGAAGGTGTAGGTGAAGTTGTCGAAGTCGGCAGTGAGATCCACCACTTAAAAGTGGGGGATCGCGTTGGAATTCCGTGGCTCTATAGTGCTTGTGGTCATTGTGATTACTGCTTAGAAGGTCAAGAAACCCTTTGTCTCGATCAGCATAATGCTGGCTACTCTGTCGATGGCGGGTATGCTGAATACTGCCTCGCGAATGGCGAATATGCGATTAAAATCCCTGAAGGTCTCAACTACGTCGATGCCGCGCCTTTATTCTGCGCAGGCGTAACCACCTACAAAGCCTTGAAAGTCACCAGTGTAAAACCTGGGCAATGGGTCGCGATTATTGGTGCAGGTGGCTTAGGCCACTTGGCGATTCAATACGCAGTAGCAATGGGTATGAATGTCATCGCGGTAGATACTGGAGATGAGAAGCTGGCACTGGCAAAAGAACTCGGTGCTACTCATTGTATCGACTTTATGAAACAGAAGCCTTCAGAGGTCATTCAAGAGCTGGTTGGAGGGGTACATGGTGTTGTCTGCACCGCAGTATCCAAGCCTGCGTTCCAAGAAGCATACAGAGCCATCCGACGAGGCGGTTCATGTGTATTGGTTGGGTTGCCCCCTGAAGACATGCCTATCCCTATTTTTGATACCGTGTTGAATGGAGTGAAGGTGATTGGTTCTATTGTTGGTACGCGAAAAGACCTGCAAGAATGTCTGCAATTTGCGGCTGATGGTAAAGTGAAAGCCATCACGGAAGTAAAGCAGCTTGAAGACATCAATGACATCTTTGCTGATATGGAAAAAGGCGAAATTACTGGTCGAATCGTGATGGAGTTTGCGTAA
- a CDS encoding methyl-accepting chemotaxis protein, with the protein MNGISLRSVSIKSRLYIMTLTIALLMLAPLAYIKYAYFGDLLTAKQVKTRHLVETAHSVIEHFYQLEKNGTLTKVEAQTQAKAALNGLRYEKNDYFWVNDTRPYMVNHPIKPQLNGKDLSGVKDPTGKSLFIEFVNEVKRNNGGGFVNYMWPKPSSEVDVEKVSYVKLHEPWGWIVGSGVYIDDVDALFWERAQSIIMIIIACLITMALIATWFGYSITKPCIDTEEALNDIAEGDGDLTKDLPSNGKDELSHIAAAFNLFTNKIRSIVTDMIPVSEGITSAATQLNQVASDASMKAGEQHQSVDTVASAMNELHASNQEVATSASSAADAAQQAAQLGEQGVSVIDSATSHMSSLSDLLTETEKSTLQLAQDSETVSTVLDVIRGIAEQTNLLALNAAIEAARAGEQGRGFAVVADEVRTLATRTQASTDEIEQIVGNLQARAKTVTSAMEKTQVQSNATHGQAKEARETLAEIGQQISHILDLNQQIADSSAQQTLATEEISKNLVIISENSDQSAAQATQVAQASEVLLSNGQNLQKIIHHFKV; encoded by the coding sequence ATGAATGGAATTAGCTTGCGCTCCGTGTCCATCAAATCACGGCTGTACATTATGACGCTTACTATTGCGTTACTTATGCTCGCCCCACTTGCCTACATAAAATACGCTTACTTTGGTGACCTGCTTACCGCTAAACAAGTAAAAACTCGCCATTTGGTCGAGACAGCGCACAGTGTAATTGAGCATTTTTACCAACTCGAAAAAAATGGAACTCTTACTAAAGTAGAAGCACAGACCCAAGCTAAGGCTGCACTAAATGGTCTGCGGTACGAGAAAAATGATTACTTTTGGGTAAACGACACCCGCCCCTATATGGTTAATCACCCAATTAAACCTCAACTTAATGGTAAGGACTTGTCCGGTGTAAAAGATCCCACAGGAAAATCACTTTTCATTGAATTCGTTAACGAGGTTAAGCGAAACAACGGCGGTGGGTTCGTCAATTACATGTGGCCAAAGCCTAGTTCGGAAGTAGATGTAGAAAAAGTGTCTTATGTAAAACTCCATGAACCTTGGGGGTGGATTGTTGGAAGTGGGGTATACATTGATGATGTAGACGCGCTGTTTTGGGAGCGAGCCCAGTCAATCATTATGATTATAATTGCCTGCTTGATTACTATGGCTCTCATTGCCACTTGGTTTGGCTACAGCATTACCAAACCTTGTATTGACACCGAAGAAGCACTTAATGATATCGCCGAAGGAGATGGCGACCTCACCAAAGACTTACCTTCGAATGGAAAGGATGAACTCAGCCACATCGCTGCGGCATTTAATCTATTTACCAACAAAATACGCTCTATTGTCACCGACATGATTCCTGTAAGTGAAGGCATTACTAGCGCCGCTACACAACTTAACCAAGTGGCGTCAGATGCGTCAATGAAGGCGGGTGAACAACATCAATCCGTCGATACAGTTGCCTCTGCGATGAATGAGCTCCACGCCAGTAACCAAGAAGTCGCTACGTCAGCCTCTTCTGCCGCAGATGCTGCACAACAAGCTGCACAATTGGGTGAGCAAGGGGTTAGTGTTATCGATAGCGCGACCAGCCATATGAGCTCACTGTCCGACCTACTGACAGAAACAGAAAAAAGTACTCTTCAACTTGCTCAGGATTCTGAAACGGTGAGTACGGTATTGGATGTTATTCGGGGTATTGCTGAGCAAACTAACTTATTGGCGCTCAACGCAGCTATTGAAGCCGCTCGTGCTGGGGAACAAGGACGAGGCTTTGCGGTGGTGGCAGATGAAGTACGCACCTTAGCAACTCGAACGCAAGCAAGTACTGATGAGATAGAGCAAATTGTAGGTAACCTACAAGCTAGAGCAAAAACGGTTACCTCTGCAATGGAGAAAACACAAGTCCAATCCAATGCCACCCACGGACAAGCTAAGGAAGCACGAGAAACATTGGCCGAAATTGGGCAACAAATCAGCCATATATTGGATCTTAACCAGCAAATAGCCGATTCAAGTGCTCAGCAGACTCTTGCTACCGAAGAGATCAGTAAAAATTTGGTCATCATTTCAGAAAACAGCGACCAGTCGGCAGCCCAAGCAACGCAAGTTGCACAAGCAAGTGAAGTATTGCTTAGTAATGGGCAAAACCTCCAAAAGATAATCCATCACTTCAAGGTTTAA
- the fis gene encoding DNA-binding transcriptional regulator Fis, translating into MFEQNLTSEALTVTTVTSQDQITQKPLRDSVKASLKNYLAQLNGQEVNDLYELVLAEVEQPLLDTIMQYTRGNQTRAATMMGINRGTLRKKLKKYGMN; encoded by the coding sequence ATGTTCGAACAAAATCTGACTTCCGAAGCATTGACAGTAACTACAGTGACCTCACAAGACCAGATCACTCAAAAGCCATTACGTGACTCAGTAAAAGCGTCTCTTAAAAACTACCTTGCTCAACTTAATGGCCAGGAAGTCAACGACCTGTACGAACTAGTATTGGCAGAAGTAGAGCAGCCACTACTAGACACCATCATGCAATACACTCGTGGTAACCAAACACGCGCAGCAACTATGATGGGTATCAACCGCGGTACGCTTCGTAAGAAACTTAAAAAATACGGCATGAACTAA
- the dusB gene encoding tRNA dihydrouridine synthase DusB — protein sequence MKIGNYQLKNNLIVAPMAGVTDRPFRELCLRYGAGLAVSEMMSSNPKVWKTAKSQQRMVHEGESGIRSVQIAGADPQQMAEAAQYNVDNGAQIIDINMGCPAKKVNKKLAGSALLQHPDIVEKILTAVVNAVDVPVTLKTRTGWNTDNKNCVQIAKMAEDCGIQALALHGRTRACMYKGEAEYESIKAAKQAVSIPVIANGDIDSPEKAKFVLEYTGADALMIGRPAQGRPWIFQEIHHYLENGSTMASLPVLEVKDIMLGHVKALHEFYGEFLGPRIARKHVGWYLKEREQASEFRRTFNAIEAAPLQLDALEGYFDNVAS from the coding sequence TTGAAGATCGGAAACTATCAACTTAAGAACAATCTTATCGTCGCTCCTATGGCAGGAGTCACCGATAGACCCTTTCGAGAGTTATGTCTCCGATACGGTGCGGGCTTGGCTGTCAGTGAAATGATGTCGTCAAACCCCAAAGTATGGAAAACAGCGAAATCCCAACAACGCATGGTACATGAAGGCGAATCGGGCATCCGCTCAGTACAAATTGCAGGGGCAGATCCCCAGCAGATGGCAGAAGCCGCTCAATATAATGTCGATAATGGTGCACAAATTATCGATATCAATATGGGTTGCCCTGCTAAGAAAGTAAACAAGAAGCTTGCCGGCTCAGCATTACTTCAGCATCCGGACATTGTCGAAAAGATACTGACCGCTGTTGTAAATGCCGTTGATGTTCCCGTGACATTGAAAACCCGTACAGGCTGGAATACAGACAATAAGAACTGTGTTCAAATTGCTAAAATGGCCGAAGACTGCGGCATACAAGCTCTTGCTCTACATGGGCGAACTCGGGCTTGTATGTACAAAGGCGAGGCAGAATATGAAAGCATCAAAGCGGCTAAACAGGCGGTTTCCATACCGGTTATTGCTAACGGTGATATCGATAGCCCGGAAAAAGCCAAATTCGTACTGGAATACACTGGTGCGGACGCTTTGATGATAGGTCGCCCTGCCCAGGGTCGTCCGTGGATTTTTCAGGAAATCCACCACTATTTGGAAAACGGCAGCACGATGGCTTCCCTTCCTGTATTGGAAGTGAAAGACATTATGCTTGGTCATGTGAAGGCACTTCATGAGTTTTATGGGGAGTTTTTAGGTCCTAGAATCGCGCGTAAGCACGTTGGCTGGTACTTAAAAGAACGTGAGCAAGCAAGTGAGTTTCGCCGTACCTTCAACGCTATAGAAGCGGCTCCGCTGCAACTGGACGCGCTAGAAGGTTATTTTGATAACGTTGCATCATAA